Proteins encoded in a region of the Isosphaeraceae bacterium EP7 genome:
- a CDS encoding MBL fold metallo-hydrolase has protein sequence MALNTLEIGTTKTFLSLASLCLIAATAHAQTDADREKPLGEETVKVSEHVWQIVGWPNIGFVVGEKATLVVDTGLGPRNGATVAKVAKRLAPDNKLYLTTTHFHPEHAGGVAGFPEGTILIRPKVQQDEMDKHGEEMIQLFSNRNEKWKEFLVGAKLRAPDKTFDKEHGLDLGGGVKARLLWFGGAHTKGDELIFVLPDKTLISGDVVQNKVVPNIFGDGGTPSSWIAVLDQVENLGAEHVMPTHSPAGDGSLVAKEKAFIVDLRTRGLALKQQGIAADEAGKQLTEEFKKKYPDWPIKDVTGFVKSIYAE, from the coding sequence GTGGCACTAAACACATTGGAGATCGGCACCACGAAGACCTTCCTCTCCCTGGCCTCGCTGTGCCTGATCGCGGCCACGGCGCACGCCCAGACTGACGCAGACCGCGAGAAACCTCTCGGCGAGGAAACCGTGAAGGTTTCCGAGCACGTCTGGCAGATCGTCGGCTGGCCGAACATCGGGTTCGTCGTGGGGGAGAAGGCGACGCTGGTCGTCGACACCGGCCTCGGGCCCCGCAATGGAGCCACGGTTGCGAAGGTGGCCAAGCGACTCGCCCCCGACAACAAGCTCTACCTGACGACGACGCATTTCCATCCCGAGCACGCCGGGGGCGTGGCCGGTTTCCCTGAAGGGACGATCCTGATCCGCCCAAAGGTGCAGCAGGATGAGATGGACAAGCATGGGGAGGAGATGATCCAGCTCTTCTCAAACCGGAACGAGAAGTGGAAGGAGTTCCTCGTCGGCGCCAAGCTTCGTGCCCCCGACAAGACCTTCGACAAGGAGCATGGGCTGGACCTCGGAGGCGGCGTGAAGGCACGACTCCTGTGGTTCGGCGGTGCCCACACCAAGGGCGATGAGCTGATCTTCGTCCTGCCCGACAAGACTCTGATCTCGGGCGACGTCGTGCAGAACAAGGTTGTGCCGAACATCTTCGGCGACGGCGGCACGCCTTCGAGCTGGATCGCCGTGCTCGACCAGGTCGAGAATCTCGGGGCCGAGCACGTCATGCCGACGCACAGCCCCGCCGGCGACGGTTCGCTCGTGGCCAAGGAGAAGGCATTCATCGTCGATCTGCGGACCCGTGGGCTGGCCCTCAAGCAACAGGGCATTGCCGCTGACGAGGCCGGGAAGCAGCTCACCGAGGAGTTTAAAAAGAAGTATCCGGACTGGCCCATCAAGGACGTAACCGGCTTCGTGAAGAGCATCTACGCGGAGTGA